The following are encoded in a window of Vibrio azureus genomic DNA:
- the phaC gene encoding class I poly(R)-hydroxyalkanoic acid synthase — protein MFQHFFSDYLVKLQETNQQWWHDFESNKAAVNSPLNKAMQEVNFEDSAKLFEQAANQPGAILQLQAKWWEQQLQIWQNVALAGSQTQLIEAEKGDKRFTNEAWQNEAMYSFIKQSYLLFSKTYLDTLDSIEGLDEKTKERISFFSRQAINALSPSNFIATNPELLKLTLDQNGENLLTGLDKLKEDVESSADILKVRMTNNNAFRLGDDIATTPGDVVYQNELFELIQYRPLTEKVSATPLLIVPPFINKYYILDLTAKNSMVRWLLEQGHCVFMMSWRNPGASQAKVEFGDYVTDGVAKAVTAIEEITGHEQINAAGYCIGGTVLASTVAYYAAKRMKKRIKSASFFTTLLDFSQPGEVGAYINDTVISALEKQNNAKGYMDGRSLSVTFSLLRENSLYWNYYVDNYLKGNSPVDFDLLYWNSDSTNVSAACHNFLLRELYLENKLVQEKGVKIGGVWIDLNKIKIPSYFVSTKEDHIALWQGTYRGALNAGGNKTFVLGESGHIAGIVNHPSRNKYGYWLNDNLDDSAEEWFNNAQHKEGSWWVHWHEWLMQFNPDEQVEPFPVGSELNPVICQAPGQYVKQVLPIEEPVTEPIK, from the coding sequence ATGTTTCAGCACTTCTTTTCGGACTACCTTGTTAAACTTCAGGAAACCAATCAACAATGGTGGCATGATTTCGAATCGAACAAGGCAGCCGTGAATTCTCCCTTGAATAAGGCTATGCAAGAAGTGAATTTTGAAGATTCCGCCAAGTTATTTGAACAAGCTGCTAACCAACCAGGTGCAATTTTGCAGTTGCAAGCCAAGTGGTGGGAGCAACAGTTACAGATATGGCAGAACGTCGCTTTAGCAGGTAGCCAGACACAGTTAATCGAAGCTGAAAAAGGTGACAAACGTTTTACCAATGAGGCGTGGCAGAATGAGGCCATGTATAGCTTTATAAAACAATCCTACCTATTGTTTAGTAAAACTTACCTCGATACTTTAGATTCAATTGAGGGGCTTGATGAAAAAACAAAAGAGCGCATCAGCTTTTTTTCTCGTCAAGCGATCAATGCACTATCCCCTTCCAACTTTATTGCAACTAACCCTGAATTATTAAAGCTCACCTTGGATCAAAATGGTGAAAACTTACTCACAGGCTTAGACAAATTGAAAGAAGATGTTGAGTCAAGTGCTGATATTTTAAAAGTCCGCATGACGAACAATAACGCTTTTCGTTTGGGAGACGATATCGCGACGACACCAGGGGATGTGGTATACCAAAATGAATTGTTTGAATTAATTCAATATCGTCCGTTAACTGAGAAAGTAAGCGCTACGCCGCTCCTCATTGTTCCGCCTTTTATTAATAAATACTATATCTTAGACCTTACTGCAAAGAACTCCATGGTTCGTTGGTTGCTAGAGCAAGGCCACTGTGTATTTATGATGTCTTGGCGTAACCCAGGAGCATCTCAAGCTAAAGTTGAGTTTGGAGATTATGTAACGGACGGCGTCGCGAAGGCGGTCACTGCTATTGAAGAAATCACAGGTCATGAACAGATCAATGCTGCGGGTTATTGCATTGGAGGTACCGTATTAGCCAGTACTGTGGCGTACTATGCCGCTAAGAGAATGAAAAAGCGCATTAAGTCCGCTTCGTTTTTTACCACGCTGCTCGATTTTTCTCAGCCAGGTGAAGTCGGTGCTTACATAAATGATACTGTCATTAGTGCGCTTGAGAAACAAAATAACGCTAAGGGTTATATGGATGGACGTTCACTTAGTGTGACGTTCAGCTTATTACGCGAGAATAGTTTGTACTGGAATTATTATGTAGACAACTATCTCAAAGGAAATAGCCCAGTAGACTTTGATCTTCTTTATTGGAATAGTGACAGCACAAATGTCAGTGCAGCCTGTCATAACTTCTTATTGCGTGAGCTGTATCTTGAAAACAAACTCGTGCAAGAGAAGGGAGTTAAAATTGGCGGGGTATGGATAGATCTGAATAAAATCAAAATACCGAGCTATTTTGTCTCTACTAAAGAGGACCATATTGCACTTTGGCAGGGGACTTATCGTGGTGCATTGAATGCAGGTGGTAATAAGACATTTGTCTTAGGAGAGTCTGGCCATATTGCAGGGATCGTCAACCACCCATCTAGAAATAAATATGGGTATTGGTTAAATGATAATTTAGATGATTCTGCTGAAGAGTGGTTTAATAATGCTCAGCACAAAGAAGGCTCATGGTGGGTTCATTGGCATGAATGGTTAATGCAATTTAATCCTGATGAACAAGTGGAGCCTTTCCCTGTTGGTTCTGAGCTAAACCCTGTCATTTGCCAAGCTCCTGGTCAATATGTAAAACAAGTTTTACCGATAGAAGAGCCGGTGACAGAACCTATCAAATAG
- a CDS encoding phasin family protein translates to MYTDFFKTFSEQTEKNLEPYLKFNKLVTKNVEVLTELQLNAVRTYSEVGLNQMKAVSEIKDVTSLTAFNSQQLGVLTKLSQQMMDDSNKLQSIAKEFKEDVEQLTSENLKTVTPA, encoded by the coding sequence ATGTACACTGATTTCTTTAAAACTTTTAGCGAGCAAACTGAGAAAAATCTAGAACCATACTTGAAGTTTAATAAGCTTGTTACAAAAAATGTTGAAGTATTGACAGAGCTTCAACTTAATGCTGTTCGTACATACAGTGAAGTTGGCTTGAATCAGATGAAAGCTGTGTCTGAGATCAAAGATGTAACGTCATTGACGGCATTCAATAGCCAACAGCTTGGTGTGCTAACGAAGTTGTCTCAGCAAATGATGGATGACAGCAACAAGCTACAATCCATTGCAAAAGAGTTCAAAGAAGACGTTGAACAATTGACTTCGGAAAACCTTAAAACAGTGACTCCAGCGTAA
- a CDS encoding acetyl-CoA C-acetyltransferase, with protein sequence MEKVFIVSAKRTPIGTFGGSLKNTSAGDLAAVAIRGALEASSLSGAQVDEVIVGNVISAGQGMGVGRQASLAAGIPETVPAYSVNMVCGSGMKTVMDAVSHIRSGDASVVVAAGVEVMSQIPFIVPSTVRDGNKMGSMELKDLLISDGLTDVYNQFHMGVTAENVAKEVGLTRGQQDAYALSSQQKAVAAIEAGKFKDEIVPVEVKLRRETVVFDTDEYPKANATLEGLSKLRPAFDREGTVTAGNASGINDGASAIVLASESAVKAHGLKPIAEVVSYAQSGLDPQVMGLGPVESINKALKKAELKTSDIDVYELNEAFAAQALGVIHKLAETNQVSVSSIQDKSNFNGGAIALGHPLGASGNRILVTLAHELHKQAGQYGVASLCVGGGMGTAVVLKAVK encoded by the coding sequence ATGGAAAAAGTATTTATTGTTTCAGCTAAACGCACGCCGATTGGTACATTCGGTGGCAGTTTAAAAAATACATCTGCGGGAGATCTCGCTGCTGTCGCGATTCGAGGTGCATTAGAGGCTTCGTCCTTATCTGGCGCTCAGGTTGATGAAGTGATCGTTGGGAATGTTATTTCAGCTGGTCAAGGCATGGGCGTTGGTCGCCAGGCTTCTTTGGCTGCGGGTATTCCAGAGACGGTTCCTGCTTATAGCGTAAATATGGTCTGTGGCAGTGGCATGAAAACCGTTATGGATGCGGTATCGCACATTCGCAGTGGTGACGCATCTGTTGTTGTGGCTGCTGGGGTTGAGGTGATGTCACAGATTCCATTTATTGTTCCTAGCACAGTGCGTGACGGTAACAAAATGGGCAGTATGGAGCTCAAAGATCTTCTTATCTCTGATGGTTTGACGGATGTATATAACCAATTCCATATGGGTGTGACTGCTGAAAATGTGGCTAAAGAAGTAGGCTTAACCCGGGGACAACAAGATGCGTATGCTTTAAGTAGTCAACAAAAAGCTGTCGCGGCGATAGAAGCGGGTAAGTTTAAAGATGAAATCGTTCCTGTTGAAGTAAAACTGCGTCGCGAAACGGTTGTATTTGATACCGATGAATACCCAAAAGCGAATGCTACCCTAGAAGGTTTGAGCAAACTTCGTCCCGCATTTGATCGTGAAGGCACAGTAACTGCCGGCAATGCATCAGGTATTAATGATGGTGCAAGTGCTATCGTTCTAGCTTCAGAAAGCGCTGTCAAAGCACACGGCTTAAAGCCGATTGCAGAAGTGGTGAGTTACGCACAATCAGGACTGGATCCACAAGTGATGGGGCTTGGCCCAGTTGAATCCATCAACAAAGCCTTGAAAAAAGCTGAGCTCAAAACCAGCGATATCGATGTTTATGAATTAAACGAAGCATTTGCTGCTCAAGCGTTAGGTGTTATCCATAAACTGGCTGAAACGAATCAGGTATCAGTGAGCTCTATTCAAGATAAATCCAATTTCAATGGTGGCGCTATTGCCCTGGGGCATCCACTTGGTGCATCTGGTAACCGTATTTTGGTTACTTTAGCACACGAACTTCATAAACAAGCTGGTCAGTACGGTGTTGCTTCACTATGTGTCGGCGGCGGTATGGGCACGGCTGTGGTGTTAAAAGCGGTTAAATAG
- a CDS encoding SDR family oxidoreductase, which yields MKKLALITGSKGGIGSAISSQLVKDGYRVIATYSTGKHESALEWFNDNGYTQEEVRLLELDVTNTAECAEKLSLLLQEEGTVDVVVNNAGITRDGVFKKMTFEAWNDVINTNLTSLFNVTQPVFAAMCEKGGGRIINISSVNGLKGQFGQVNYSAAKAGMIGFSKALAYEGARSGVTVNVIAPGYTGTPMVEKMKPEVLESITSQIPMKRLATPEEIAASVSFLVSDAGAYITGETLSVNGGLYMN from the coding sequence ATGAAAAAACTTGCTCTGATCACGGGGTCGAAAGGTGGAATCGGTTCTGCAATATCTTCGCAATTAGTTAAAGATGGATACCGTGTTATTGCGACTTACTCTACAGGTAAACATGAGAGTGCCCTTGAGTGGTTTAATGATAATGGTTACACGCAAGAAGAAGTTCGCCTTCTTGAGCTGGATGTGACTAATACTGCAGAGTGTGCTGAAAAACTTTCATTATTACTCCAAGAGGAAGGAACCGTTGACGTTGTTGTGAACAACGCAGGCATCACGCGTGATGGTGTGTTCAAAAAGATGACGTTTGAGGCATGGAACGACGTGATTAATACCAATTTAACGAGTTTGTTCAATGTTACTCAGCCAGTTTTCGCAGCAATGTGCGAGAAAGGCGGTGGCCGAATCATTAATATTTCATCTGTTAATGGTTTGAAAGGGCAATTTGGTCAAGTTAACTACTCAGCAGCTAAAGCCGGAATGATAGGTTTTTCTAAAGCATTAGCTTACGAAGGAGCGCGTTCCGGAGTCACAGTAAACGTTATTGCCCCTGGGTACACAGGAACGCCCATGGTTGAAAAAATGAAGCCAGAAGTTCTTGAGTCCATCACCAGCCAAATCCCTATGAAGCGTCTAGCAACACCAGAAGAAATTGCAGCGTCCGTCAGTTTCTTAGTCAGTGACGCTGGTGCCTACATCACCGGTGAGACCTTATCGGTGAATGGCGGCTTATACATGAATTAA
- the secF gene encoding protein translocase subunit SecF — protein MITFLKNNIRKIRYLTTLISILLTVASLLALSLKGLNFGLDFTGGIVSEIKVDKHLTREDLLEKIQPNLGDTASVIKAGEEGRWIIRYSAPDDSKSLPSVAEILTPISSQVSIISNSIVGAQVGQDLYEQGGLALLAAILSILGYLCVRFEWRLASGALCALAHDIILVFGFFAFTQLEFNLTVFAAILAILGYSLNDSIIISDRIRELLKTKPDCLTANINDEAVFATFSRTMVTSGTTLITVSALWMMGGSALAGFSIAMFIGVLSGTWSSISVGTVLPEWLKLEAKHYQVLEVDTAP, from the coding sequence ATGATTACATTTCTAAAAAATAATATTCGTAAGATCCGTTACCTTACGACTTTGATTTCGATTTTGTTAACCGTAGCTTCATTGCTTGCACTTAGCCTAAAAGGACTTAATTTCGGTCTTGATTTCACCGGAGGTATCGTGAGTGAAATTAAGGTTGATAAGCACCTGACTCGTGAAGATCTATTGGAGAAAATTCAGCCCAATTTGGGTGACACTGCTTCTGTTATAAAAGCGGGAGAGGAGGGGCGCTGGATCATCCGCTATTCAGCACCAGATGATTCGAAGTCTTTGCCAAGTGTTGCTGAGATCTTAACACCGATTTCGAGCCAAGTATCGATTATTAGTAACAGTATTGTTGGGGCTCAGGTCGGTCAGGATTTATACGAACAAGGAGGCCTTGCCTTGTTGGCTGCGATTTTATCGATTCTGGGCTACCTCTGTGTTCGATTTGAGTGGCGGTTAGCAAGTGGAGCTTTATGTGCTCTAGCACACGATATCATTTTGGTGTTTGGATTTTTTGCTTTCACGCAGCTGGAGTTTAATTTGACGGTCTTCGCTGCCATTTTGGCTATTTTAGGTTATTCACTCAATGACTCGATCATTATTTCAGATCGAATTCGAGAGCTACTGAAAACAAAACCAGACTGCTTAACTGCAAACATAAACGATGAAGCCGTTTTTGCGACTTTCTCAAGGACGATGGTCACTTCCGGAACCACACTGATCACTGTGAGTGCTCTGTGGATGATGGGAGGAAGTGCATTGGCAGGTTTTTCTATAGCAATGTTCATCGGGGTTTTGTCAGGGACGTGGTCGTCTATATCAGTAGGCACCGTCTTACCTGAATGGTTGAAGTTAGAAGCAAAACATTATCAAGTTCTGGAAGTTGATACTGCTCCTTAA
- the secD gene encoding protein translocase subunit SecD — translation MKKQMTKRTNKKILNHYSAWKYVVLIITLVILTLSALPTWFGEQPSIQITQTEKEQHAPSIFQLNALLKDNGIKPSQTYQKDENVTLIFTNEDDQAKARKLLSDNLSNNEDLSFSYVSVAPQWLSDLGFNPIKLGLDLRGGVQFLLNVDVGKALEEQQDALVDEVKTHLRELRIRDVQVRSDSSEIIARGSNPNSLQSVRTFIQQNYPGWIVTSVDTGIKVQPSEQYVQEFQTSTLQQNLKIMRGRIEELGITEALVQRQGKESIRIELPGVQDPAQAKNVIGATASLAFYEVKSEPSRQGNLVLKDTAGQNVILNKRPVLAGEHIVNARAGVGDMGMPEVNISLDQAGGEKMSDFSADHIGKPMATVYREYTTNPRGVTQRTERVISVATIQSQLGSQFRITGVGSMQEAQQLALLLRAGSLTAPVTIVEERTIGASLGAENIENGFAALGLGLGMTLLFMAMWYRRLGWVANVALCANMLCLLGLIALIPGAVLTLPGIAGLVLTVGMAVDTNVIIFERIKDKMREGRSFAQAIEKGFDSALATILDANITTMITALILYAIGNGPIQGFALTLGLGLLTSIFTGVFASRAMINLIWGRDGRRDVRV, via the coding sequence ATGAAGAAACAAATGACAAAACGAACCAACAAGAAAATATTGAATCATTATTCAGCATGGAAATATGTAGTTTTGATTATCACACTTGTGATCTTAACGCTCAGTGCTTTACCCACATGGTTTGGTGAACAGCCTTCTATTCAGATAACTCAGACTGAGAAAGAGCAGCATGCACCATCGATCTTTCAATTAAATGCTTTATTAAAAGACAATGGTATTAAGCCTTCTCAGACCTATCAAAAAGATGAAAACGTTACCTTAATTTTTACCAATGAAGATGATCAGGCTAAAGCTCGGAAGTTATTAAGTGACAACTTAAGTAATAATGAGGACCTTTCATTCTCTTACGTTTCTGTTGCACCGCAATGGTTAAGTGATCTTGGATTTAATCCAATAAAACTGGGGCTTGATCTTAGAGGTGGTGTTCAATTTCTTCTTAATGTTGACGTGGGCAAAGCTTTGGAAGAGCAGCAAGATGCATTAGTCGATGAAGTGAAAACGCACTTGCGTGAATTACGAATCCGAGATGTTCAAGTGCGTTCAGACAGCAGCGAGATCATTGCGAGAGGAAGTAACCCAAACAGTTTGCAATCGGTAAGAACTTTTATTCAACAAAACTATCCGGGATGGATTGTAACTTCAGTGGACACTGGAATAAAAGTACAACCGAGTGAGCAGTATGTTCAAGAGTTTCAAACAAGCACACTGCAACAAAATTTAAAAATTATGCGTGGTCGCATAGAAGAGCTTGGCATTACCGAAGCACTCGTTCAGCGGCAAGGGAAGGAAAGTATTCGTATTGAGCTTCCAGGAGTACAAGACCCGGCTCAAGCAAAAAATGTCATTGGTGCTACAGCGAGTCTTGCTTTCTATGAAGTTAAATCAGAACCAAGTCGCCAAGGTAACTTGGTATTAAAAGATACTGCCGGGCAAAATGTGATTCTTAATAAGCGCCCAGTGCTTGCGGGAGAGCATATCGTTAATGCTCGTGCAGGTGTTGGCGATATGGGGATGCCTGAAGTCAATATCTCACTGGATCAAGCGGGTGGGGAAAAAATGAGCGACTTTTCCGCTGACCATATCGGTAAACCTATGGCCACTGTATACCGCGAATACACCACGAATCCTCGGGGAGTCACTCAACGTACAGAGCGTGTCATTAGTGTTGCAACCATTCAATCTCAACTTGGAAGTCAGTTCCGCATCACTGGTGTTGGTAGCATGCAAGAAGCTCAACAACTTGCACTTTTGCTTCGTGCTGGCTCGTTAACGGCTCCTGTAACGATTGTTGAAGAGCGTACGATCGGTGCTTCTTTGGGAGCTGAAAATATTGAGAATGGTTTTGCAGCACTTGGCCTTGGTTTAGGGATGACTCTTTTATTTATGGCAATGTGGTATCGACGCTTAGGTTGGGTTGCTAACGTCGCATTATGTGCCAACATGCTTTGTTTATTGGGACTTATCGCATTGATTCCTGGTGCTGTTTTGACTCTGCCAGGCATTGCAGGTTTAGTCCTCACTGTCGGCATGGCGGTAGATACCAATGTGATCATTTTCGAGCGCATTAAAGACAAAATGCGAGAGGGCCGTAGTTTTGCTCAGGCCATAGAAAAAGGCTTTGACAGCGCATTAGCGACTATTTTGGATGCAAACATTACCACCATGATTACCGCTCTCATCTTGTATGCGATCGGTAATGGGCCAATACAGGGCTTTGCATTGACTTTGGGGCTTGGACTCTTAACCAGTATTTTTACCGGCGTGTTCGCTTCACGTGCCATGATCAACTTAATTTGGGGTCGTGATGGCCGCCGTGATGTAAGGGTTTAA
- a CDS encoding SH3 domain-containing protein, whose protein sequence is MKKVLLILVVIVLLSGAGYYFFLFNKNETPEETETIQENVEALSEEIKQVVTREEPLTDPMEYYVVKRKVNVYNQADSKSLVVSTLYKGEKVTALESENGWLRLSDYIVLREGEEPSAEWVEAEGLSDAPLELKEQEKLSIIDGYLKKSDDFVEHQDLFRSKTQQLLDDGTCEPEDFEELGGWVRSFTYKKSNVYFIYCGGLSQSHKIYLNTDTQEIFQR, encoded by the coding sequence ATGAAGAAGGTACTTCTGATATTAGTGGTCATCGTGCTGTTGAGCGGTGCAGGTTACTATTTTTTCTTGTTTAATAAAAACGAAACACCAGAGGAAACGGAGACCATTCAAGAAAACGTAGAGGCTCTGAGCGAAGAGATTAAGCAAGTTGTAACACGAGAAGAGCCTTTAACGGATCCTATGGAGTACTATGTCGTAAAGCGTAAAGTTAATGTTTACAACCAAGCAGATTCAAAGTCACTGGTTGTCAGTACTCTTTATAAAGGAGAGAAAGTGACCGCTTTGGAATCCGAAAATGGATGGCTTCGATTATCTGATTACATCGTTCTTCGAGAGGGAGAAGAACCGTCTGCTGAGTGGGTTGAGGCTGAAGGCCTATCGGATGCCCCGCTTGAGTTAAAAGAGCAAGAAAAGCTCAGCATTATTGATGGATACTTAAAAAAATCCGATGACTTTGTCGAGCATCAAGATTTATTTCGTTCGAAAACTCAGCAGCTTCTTGATGATGGTACATGTGAGCCCGAAGACTTTGAAGAATTAGGTGGGTGGGTTCGATCGTTCACTTACAAGAAAAGCAATGTCTATTTTATTTACTGTGGGGGATTGTCTCAGAGTCATAAAATTTACCTGAACACTGATACTCAAGAAATCTTTCAACGCTGA
- the luxQ gene encoding quorum-sensing autoinducer 2 sensor kinase/phosphatase LuxQ: MAVKQHTKRRRSLATLITKIIILVLAPIILGIFIQSYYFSKQIIWHEVDRTKQQTSALIHNIYNSHFSAIQIHHDSNSKSKVIRDFYDNRDEEALNYYFLGLDQSDPSHTPEFRFLTDHREIIWDDGNSSFYGLNAEKLKTLVDKVAFSNNWYYVTVTSNIGPKHILIRRVPVISPAAGQVLGFSFNAVVLDNNFVMMEKLRRESNVDNVVLVEDDVPFANSLSSDEPYDVYEVIERKNTQQKLDKLLVIETPIELNSVATSLRLLTVQDNQSVVTLQIQHLLAMLSSIIGMIMIALMTKEWIESKVSGQLDSLMSYTRSAREETGFERFEGSDIVEFDHIGSTLENTFEELEAQKKSFRDLFNFALSPIMVWSEAGILIQMNPAARKALVLEEGQPSLLDNFKEMLTPHLKMASQGATLTGVNVPIGNKIYRWNLSPIRVDGMISGIIVQGQDITTLIEAEKQSNLARREAEQSAQARADFLAKMSHEIRTPINGILGVAQLLQDSTNDEEQKNQIDVLRHSGEHLLSVLNDILDFSKIEQGKFNIHKHPFSFSDTIRTLENIYGPICKNKQVDLIIDNELDPNIEIFTDQVRLNQILFNLVSNAVKFTPNGSIHIHTELEHCDRSNNSILVVEITDTGIGIDTDKIDQMFDPFVQEEATTTREYGGSGLGLTIVKNLVEMLEGDVQVQSCKGTGTTFVVTLPVKDCQRSQRVMSTSQRVKPEQLFNRSLKVLLVEDNHTNAFILQAFCKKYKMQVEWVKDGLEAIGHLINQHYDLILMDNQLPHLGGIETTREIRQELGLTTPIYACTADTAKETNDAFIAAGANYVLLKPIKENAFHEAFVDFKQRFFEETPPDQIQ, translated from the coding sequence ATGGCAGTAAAGCAACATACTAAAAGGCGTCGCTCCCTTGCGACGCTTATAACAAAAATTATTATCTTGGTTCTTGCCCCGATTATTTTGGGGATATTTATACAAAGCTACTACTTTTCTAAGCAAATCATTTGGCATGAAGTCGATAGAACAAAGCAACAGACTTCTGCTCTGATTCATAATATCTACAATAGCCACTTTTCAGCGATTCAAATCCATCATGACAGCAATTCCAAAAGTAAAGTGATTCGTGATTTCTATGATAATCGCGACGAAGAGGCACTTAACTATTATTTCCTTGGCTTGGACCAAAGTGATCCATCACATACTCCGGAATTTCGTTTTTTAACCGATCATCGTGAAATAATATGGGATGATGGAAACTCAAGTTTTTACGGCCTCAACGCAGAAAAACTCAAAACTCTAGTGGATAAAGTTGCCTTTAGCAACAATTGGTACTACGTAACTGTTACCTCAAACATTGGTCCAAAACACATCTTGATTCGACGGGTTCCTGTTATTTCTCCTGCTGCTGGGCAGGTACTGGGCTTCTCCTTTAACGCCGTGGTACTCGATAACAACTTTGTGATGATGGAAAAGTTAAGACGTGAAAGCAACGTCGATAACGTCGTGCTAGTCGAAGATGATGTTCCTTTTGCTAATTCTTTGTCTAGTGATGAACCTTATGATGTCTATGAGGTAATAGAACGCAAGAATACTCAACAAAAGCTGGATAAACTATTGGTGATAGAGACACCAATAGAATTAAACTCTGTTGCAACATCGTTGCGTCTATTGACTGTACAAGATAATCAAAGTGTTGTAACACTCCAAATTCAGCATCTTTTGGCCATGCTCTCATCGATCATTGGTATGATTATGATTGCTTTAATGACCAAAGAGTGGATAGAAAGCAAAGTATCAGGTCAATTAGACTCACTGATGTCTTACACACGTTCTGCAAGAGAGGAAACGGGTTTTGAACGTTTTGAAGGCTCCGATATTGTCGAGTTCGATCATATTGGTTCGACATTAGAAAATACTTTTGAAGAACTTGAAGCGCAGAAAAAATCATTTCGTGACCTCTTTAACTTTGCGCTATCTCCCATTATGGTTTGGTCAGAAGCAGGCATACTCATACAGATGAACCCTGCTGCTAGAAAGGCTCTTGTACTTGAGGAAGGGCAGCCTTCTTTACTCGATAATTTTAAAGAAATGTTAACGCCTCACCTTAAGATGGCTTCGCAAGGAGCAACACTGACAGGTGTTAATGTACCTATTGGTAATAAAATTTATCGTTGGAATCTATCACCGATCAGAGTTGATGGCATGATCAGTGGCATCATTGTCCAAGGTCAAGATATTACCACACTCATTGAAGCAGAGAAGCAAAGTAACTTAGCACGAAGAGAAGCGGAGCAATCGGCACAAGCTCGAGCTGACTTTCTTGCAAAGATGAGTCATGAGATACGTACGCCTATTAATGGGATACTGGGTGTGGCTCAATTGCTTCAAGATTCGACTAATGATGAGGAACAAAAAAATCAAATTGATGTGCTTCGTCATAGCGGTGAACATTTACTGTCAGTGCTGAATGATATCTTGGACTTCTCAAAAATTGAGCAAGGGAAGTTTAACATTCATAAACACCCATTTTCTTTTAGCGATACGATACGAACCTTGGAAAATATTTATGGGCCCATTTGTAAAAATAAGCAGGTAGATCTGATTATTGATAATGAGCTTGACCCCAACATTGAAATCTTTACAGACCAAGTTCGTTTGAACCAAATTTTATTCAACTTAGTCAGCAATGCAGTGAAGTTTACGCCAAACGGAAGCATTCACATTCATACCGAACTTGAACATTGCGATCGTTCAAACAACAGTATTTTAGTGGTTGAAATTACCGATACTGGGATAGGGATTGACACGGATAAAATTGATCAAATGTTTGATCCTTTTGTTCAAGAAGAAGCAACAACAACTCGAGAATACGGCGGCAGTGGACTTGGCCTCACTATTGTAAAAAACCTCGTAGAGATGCTAGAGGGAGATGTTCAAGTCCAAAGTTGTAAAGGGACAGGCACGACGTTTGTTGTAACCTTACCAGTGAAAGACTGTCAGCGAAGTCAAAGAGTAATGAGTACTAGCCAACGGGTGAAACCAGAACAGTTATTTAATAGAAGCTTGAAGGTGCTTTTAGTTGAAGACAACCATACCAATGCGTTTATTCTTCAAGCATTTTGTAAGAAATACAAAATGCAAGTTGAATGGGTTAAAGATGGCTTAGAAGCGATTGGTCACTTAATCAATCAACATTATGATTTAATTTTAATGGATAACCAATTGCCTCATTTAGGGGGAATTGAGACTACCCGTGAGATACGTCAAGAGCTAGGTTTAACTACACCCATCTATGCTTGTACTGCAGATACTGCCAAGGAAACCAATGATGCCTTTATTGCTGCTGGTGCTAATTACGTATTATTGAAGCCAATTAAAGAAAATGCGTTTCATGAAGCGTTTGTTGACTTTAAGCAACGTTTTTTTGAAGAAACGCCGCCAGATCAAATACAGTAA